Proteins encoded in a region of the Cupriavidus pauculus genome:
- a CDS encoding alkene reductase, which translates to MSRLFKPFDLAGLTLANRVVMAPLTRSRAPEDVADERVALYYTQRATAGLIVSEGTPISREGQGYLFNPGIFTDAQIAGWRLTTNSVHAVGGHMFAQIWHVGRVSHPSIQQDGRLPVSPSSKQPVGAQAFGYDEQGKPNLVAPPAPRQLATEEIYRIVEEFAQAAENAIAAGFDGVEIHGANGYLHEQFLNPLVNDRDDAFSAHTMENRLRFTLAVIDAVVARIGASRVGIRISPYGQLFDMPLHPEIDATYTALAKEIGTRKLAYVHLMDQSGFIVGATTVDGGAASGFSALLGKLKTLLPETALILAGGMTRERAEQLIEDGVIDLAAFGASFISNPDLVARLENGWELTPADRSTFYGGGSKGYIDYAPYEAATA; encoded by the coding sequence ATGTCCCGCCTCTTCAAGCCCTTCGACCTCGCCGGCCTGACGCTCGCCAATCGCGTCGTGATGGCGCCCCTGACCCGCTCGCGCGCGCCCGAGGATGTCGCCGACGAACGCGTCGCGCTCTACTACACGCAACGCGCCACCGCCGGCCTCATCGTGTCGGAAGGTACGCCCATCTCCCGCGAAGGGCAGGGCTATCTGTTCAACCCCGGCATCTTTACCGACGCGCAGATCGCCGGCTGGCGCCTGACCACGAACTCCGTGCACGCCGTCGGCGGCCATATGTTCGCGCAGATTTGGCACGTGGGACGCGTCTCGCATCCGTCGATCCAGCAGGACGGCAGGCTGCCCGTGAGCCCGAGCTCGAAGCAACCGGTCGGCGCGCAGGCCTTCGGCTACGACGAGCAGGGCAAGCCCAATCTCGTCGCACCGCCGGCACCGCGCCAGCTCGCGACCGAAGAGATCTATCGCATCGTGGAGGAGTTCGCGCAGGCCGCCGAGAACGCCATCGCGGCGGGCTTCGATGGTGTGGAGATCCACGGTGCCAACGGCTATCTGCACGAGCAGTTCCTGAACCCGCTCGTCAACGATCGCGACGACGCGTTCTCGGCCCATACGATGGAGAATCGCCTGCGCTTCACGCTGGCCGTCATCGATGCCGTGGTCGCGCGCATCGGCGCATCGCGCGTCGGCATTCGCATCTCGCCATACGGCCAGCTGTTCGACATGCCGCTGCATCCGGAGATCGATGCCACGTACACCGCGCTGGCAAAGGAGATCGGCACGCGCAAGCTCGCCTACGTGCATCTGATGGACCAGTCAGGCTTTATCGTCGGCGCCACGACGGTCGATGGCGGCGCAGCATCGGGCTTCAGCGCGCTGCTGGGCAAGCTGAAGACGTTGCTGCCCGAGACCGCGCTGATCCTCGCGGGCGGCATGACGCGCGAGCGCGCGGAGCAGTTGATCGAAGACGGCGTGATCGACCTCGCGGCGTTCGGCGCGAGCTTCATCAGCAATCCGGATCTCGTGGCGCGTCTCGAGAACGGCTGGGAACTGACGCCCGCGGATCGCAGCACGTTCTACGGCGGCGGTTCGAAGGGCTATATCGATTACGCGCCGTACGAGGCCGCCACCGCGTAA
- a CDS encoding DMT family transporter has protein sequence MPASASVGARRLDGITLLLLTFPPLAWAGNAIVGRIAAGVIPPITLNMVRWAIAGLLLAPYAWRGVVEHRAILRRHAGVLTAMGVLSIASYNSFQYLALTTSTPINVTLIGASTPLFLLVIGATFFRERIKPWHVAGALLCLVGVSFVLLRGDLVHLAQLNFVPGDLFMLTATIAWSGYTWLLRKHRPEIPLPTLLFAQIVIGVIVNIPFAWWELSMLDHELAWSAKVAGILLYVATVPSLLAYFAWDRAIARAGAQLPVFFITLTPIFAALLSSLLLGDPPRWYHFVGMATIAVGIWFAQRR, from the coding sequence ATGCCAGCCAGTGCCAGTGTCGGCGCCAGACGCCTCGACGGGATTACGCTGCTCCTGCTTACCTTCCCGCCGCTGGCCTGGGCCGGCAACGCCATCGTCGGGCGTATCGCGGCAGGAGTGATCCCGCCGATCACGCTGAACATGGTGCGCTGGGCCATTGCGGGATTGTTGCTGGCGCCCTATGCATGGCGCGGCGTGGTCGAGCATCGCGCGATATTGCGCCGGCATGCGGGCGTGCTCACCGCGATGGGCGTGCTGTCCATCGCGAGCTACAACTCGTTCCAGTACCTTGCGCTGACGACATCGACACCGATCAACGTGACGCTGATCGGCGCGTCCACGCCACTGTTCCTGCTTGTGATCGGCGCGACGTTCTTTCGCGAACGCATCAAGCCCTGGCATGTGGCCGGGGCGCTGCTGTGTCTGGTCGGGGTATCGTTCGTGCTGCTGCGCGGGGACCTCGTCCATCTGGCCCAGCTGAACTTCGTGCCCGGCGATCTTTTCATGCTGACCGCCACCATCGCATGGAGCGGCTACACGTGGCTCCTGCGCAAGCACCGCCCGGAGATTCCGCTGCCGACACTGCTCTTCGCGCAGATCGTCATCGGCGTCATCGTGAACATCCCGTTCGCGTGGTGGGAGCTGTCGATGCTGGACCATGAACTCGCCTGGAGCGCCAAGGTGGCGGGCATCCTGCTCTACGTGGCCACGGTGCCGTCGCTGCTTGCCTACTTCGCCTGGGACCGCGCGATCGCGCGCGCGGGGGCGCAACTGCCGGTGTTCTTCATCACGCTGACGCCGATCTTCGCGGCGCTGCTCTCTTCGCTGCTGCTGGGCGATCCACCGCGCTGGTACCACTTCGTCGGCATGGCCACCATCGCGGTGGGGATCTGGTTCGCGCAGCGGCGATAG
- a CDS encoding dihydrolipoyl dehydrogenase family protein has protein sequence MPKRQSSAASNEAAAVAAPVKEKRRAREVGAETPIENVPRRTRARRPAKPREVDFVVIGGGSGGVAAARRAAALGVRTVLVERDAIGGTCVHRGCVPKKMLSYGAGWASILATGLANTGGKEDWRDAIVRVNAEVARLTATFSQRLHESGVEILHGDAELSAPGEIRIGNETLRARKILLSTGAHPRALAVPGGELVSTSDDIFTWQSLPGSLVVIGGGYIAVEQASILSRYGVKVDLLVREDRLLQRFDADISRALAEALANKGVRVHLNTEVTLVSQANGAYEVCYTQQGRKQSVRAQAVLAAIGRDPNVEGLGLEAVGVALGEERGIVVDKQFRTSVRGVYAVGDCTEGLQLTPVAVSQARWLADRLFGKRGDMVDFDVVPTAVFSEPAIGAVGLTEAEAIEAAGKPERIRTEIRRFVSLENRFAGVSRQSVFKLVLNARSGRVLGAHLMDNAAPEIIQVFALAMRLGVKASHLKTTLPLHPTVAEELFG, from the coding sequence ATGCCCAAGCGCCAGTCATCCGCCGCATCGAACGAGGCCGCGGCGGTCGCAGCACCCGTGAAGGAAAAACGCCGCGCGCGCGAGGTCGGCGCCGAGACGCCGATCGAGAACGTCCCCCGCCGCACGCGTGCGCGCCGTCCCGCCAAGCCGCGCGAAGTGGACTTCGTGGTGATCGGCGGCGGTTCCGGCGGCGTGGCCGCGGCACGCCGCGCGGCGGCGCTGGGCGTGCGCACGGTGCTCGTGGAACGCGATGCGATTGGCGGCACCTGCGTGCATCGCGGCTGCGTGCCCAAGAAGATGCTGTCGTATGGCGCGGGCTGGGCGTCGATTCTGGCGACGGGGCTGGCGAACACCGGTGGCAAGGAGGACTGGCGCGATGCCATCGTGCGCGTGAATGCGGAGGTCGCGCGGCTGACCGCGACGTTCTCGCAGCGGCTGCACGAATCGGGCGTGGAGATCCTGCACGGCGATGCCGAACTGTCGGCACCGGGCGAGATCCGCATCGGTAACGAGACCCTTCGCGCGCGCAAGATCCTGCTGTCCACGGGCGCGCACCCCCGTGCGCTCGCGGTGCCCGGCGGCGAGCTCGTCAGCACATCGGACGATATCTTCACGTGGCAGTCGCTGCCCGGATCGCTGGTGGTGATCGGGGGCGGTTATATCGCGGTGGAGCAGGCGTCGATCCTGTCGCGCTACGGCGTGAAGGTGGACCTGCTCGTGCGCGAGGACCGCCTGCTGCAGCGGTTCGATGCGGACATCTCGCGCGCGCTCGCGGAGGCGCTCGCGAACAAGGGCGTGCGCGTGCACCTGAACACCGAAGTCACGCTCGTCTCGCAGGCCAATGGCGCGTACGAGGTTTGCTATACGCAGCAGGGGCGCAAGCAGAGCGTGCGCGCGCAGGCCGTGCTCGCGGCGATCGGCCGCGATCCCAATGTCGAGGGGCTCGGACTCGAAGCCGTTGGCGTGGCGCTCGGCGAGGAACGCGGCATCGTCGTGGACAAGCAGTTCCGCACGTCGGTACGCGGCGTGTATGCGGTCGGCGATTGCACGGAGGGATTGCAGCTGACGCCGGTCGCCGTATCGCAGGCGCGATGGCTGGCTGACCGGCTGTTCGGCAAGCGTGGCGATATGGTGGACTTCGATGTCGTGCCCACGGCGGTATTCAGCGAGCCGGCAATCGGCGCGGTGGGGCTGACGGAGGCGGAGGCGATCGAGGCGGCGGGCAAGCCCGAACGCATCCGCACGGAGATCCGGCGCTTTGTCTCGCTCGAGAATCGCTTCGCGGGCGTGTCGCGGCAATCGGTTTTCAAGCTCGTATTGAACGCGCGCAGCGGCCGTGTGCTGGGCGCGCATCTGATGGACAACGCGGCGCCGGAGATCATCCAGGTGTTTGCGCTGGCGATGCGGCTTGGCGTCAAGGCGTCGCATCTGAAGACGACGCTGCCGCTGCATCCGACCGTGGCGGAGGAGTTGTTCGGCTGA
- a CDS encoding patatin-like phospholipase family protein: MTPTAATRGVFDQIVFAGGGNRCWWQAGWWDVVAPELRLAPRVIAGISAGAATACMVYTHDSHQTMAYYRRVLAGNRRNAYWGNLLGRERVFPHYGIYRGALLSLLGEDRFARLRDAPEIRIGVAHIPRWSGPRLAVAAGLLAYNLDKHVFRTLHPRLGRKLGFHPEFVRAQDCASPEALADLLLQSACTPPFTPVLRREGRAVLDGGLVDNVPVDALDATPGNVLVLVTRLYPRPRRFVVDHAVDHAVDHRTQRRLYLQPSQRVPISSWDYTRPDAMGDAYDLGRRDGETFLREWPSIVEQELLPVS, from the coding sequence ATGACACCGACCGCCGCAACCCGTGGCGTCTTTGACCAGATCGTTTTTGCCGGCGGCGGCAACCGCTGCTGGTGGCAGGCCGGATGGTGGGACGTCGTGGCGCCCGAACTCCGGCTCGCGCCACGCGTGATCGCCGGCATTTCCGCCGGCGCCGCCACCGCGTGCATGGTCTACACGCACGACTCGCACCAGACCATGGCGTACTACCGCCGCGTGCTGGCCGGCAATCGCCGCAATGCCTACTGGGGGAACCTGCTGGGCCGCGAGCGTGTCTTTCCTCATTACGGCATCTATCGCGGCGCACTGCTGTCCCTGCTCGGCGAGGACCGTTTCGCGCGGCTGCGCGATGCGCCCGAGATCCGCATCGGCGTCGCGCATATTCCGCGCTGGAGCGGACCGCGCCTTGCCGTGGCTGCGGGCCTGCTGGCGTACAACCTCGACAAGCACGTCTTCAGGACGCTGCATCCGCGGCTCGGCCGCAAGCTCGGCTTTCATCCCGAATTCGTGCGCGCGCAGGATTGCGCGTCGCCGGAGGCGCTGGCCGATCTGCTGCTGCAGTCGGCCTGCACGCCGCCCTTCACCCCCGTGCTGCGGCGCGAGGGACGCGCGGTGCTCGACGGCGGCCTCGTGGACAACGTACCCGTCGATGCGCTCGATGCCACGCCGGGGAACGTGCTGGTCCTCGTGACGCGCCTGTATCCGCGTCCGCGCCGTTTTGTTGTGGACCACGCGGTCGACCATGCGGTGGATCACCGCACGCAGCGCCGCCTGTATCTGCAGCCCTCGCAACGCGTGCCGATCTCGAGCTGGGACTACACGCGCCCCGATGCGATGGGCGATGCGTATGACCTCGGTCGTCGCGATGGGGAAACTTTTCTGCGCGAATGGCCGTCGATTGTTGAGCAGGAACTGTTGCCGGTGTCGTGA
- a CDS encoding tripartite tricarboxylate transporter permease, translating to MDTLNQLMHGFAVAITPINLLWALVGCFLGTAIGVLPGIGPALTVAMLLPLTAKVEPTAALIMFAGIYYGAMYGGSTTSILMNTPGESSTMVTAMEGNLMAKNGRAGPALATAAIGSFVAGTIATVLLSMFAPVAADVALQFGPGEYFMIMLLAFTTVSAVLGSSLLRGMTSLFLGLGIGLIGMDSLSGQTRYSMNIQELYDGVDIVVVAVGLFAVGEALFNAFFPQPDGSFNKLSSIHMNKSDWRRSVPAWLRGTLIGFPFGLIPAGGAEIPTFLSYATEKKLSNHKEEFGKVGAIEGVAGPEAANNAAVTATLAPLLTLGIPTSNTTAILLAAFQNYNLQPGPMLFQTSGDLVWGLLASLYIGNVMLLVLNLPAIGLWVRMLRVPTPLLYGGILIFAGLGAYGIRQSWFDLLLLFVIGLLGMAMRRFDFPTAPVIVGLILGPIAEKQLRNALSIGQGDWSLFVKQPISATILAMTVAVVVIPRLLRWHANRSSARAEADNAA from the coding sequence ATGGACACACTCAACCAGTTGATGCACGGCTTTGCCGTCGCCATCACGCCCATCAACCTGCTGTGGGCGCTCGTCGGCTGTTTTCTCGGTACCGCCATCGGCGTGCTGCCCGGCATCGGCCCCGCCCTGACGGTGGCGATGCTGCTGCCGCTGACCGCCAAGGTGGAACCCACCGCCGCGCTGATCATGTTCGCGGGCATCTACTACGGCGCGATGTACGGCGGCTCCACCACGTCCATCCTGATGAACACGCCGGGCGAGTCCTCGACGATGGTCACGGCGATGGAAGGCAACCTCATGGCCAAGAACGGCCGCGCGGGCCCGGCGCTGGCCACGGCCGCCATCGGTTCGTTCGTGGCCGGCACGATCGCCACGGTGCTGCTGTCGATGTTCGCGCCCGTGGCGGCGGACGTCGCGCTGCAGTTCGGTCCGGGCGAGTACTTCATGATCATGCTGCTCGCGTTCACGACGGTATCGGCCGTGCTCGGCTCGTCGCTGCTGCGTGGCATGACGAGCCTGTTCCTCGGCCTCGGCATCGGCCTTATCGGCATGGACTCGCTGTCGGGCCAGACGCGCTACTCGATGAACATCCAGGAGCTGTACGACGGCGTGGATATCGTCGTGGTGGCCGTGGGCCTGTTCGCGGTGGGCGAGGCGCTGTTCAACGCGTTCTTCCCGCAGCCCGATGGTTCGTTCAACAAGCTGAGCTCCATCCACATGAACAAGTCCGACTGGCGCCGTTCGGTGCCGGCCTGGCTGCGCGGCACGCTGATCGGATTTCCGTTCGGCCTGATTCCGGCCGGTGGCGCGGAGATTCCGACGTTCCTGTCGTACGCGACCGAGAAGAAGCTGTCGAACCACAAGGAAGAGTTCGGCAAGGTCGGCGCCATCGAAGGCGTGGCGGGTCCGGAGGCAGCCAACAACGCGGCCGTGACGGCCACGCTCGCCCCGCTGCTCACGCTCGGCATTCCGACCTCGAATACCACGGCGATCCTGCTCGCGGCATTCCAGAACTACAACCTGCAGCCCGGTCCGATGCTGTTCCAGACCTCGGGCGATCTCGTGTGGGGCCTGCTCGCGTCGCTGTATATCGGCAACGTGATGCTGCTCGTGCTGAACCTGCCGGCCATCGGCCTGTGGGTGCGCATGCTGCGCGTGCCCACGCCGCTGCTGTACGGCGGCATCCTGATCTTCGCGGGCCTTGGCGCCTATGGCATTCGCCAGTCGTGGTTCGACCTGCTGCTGCTGTTCGTCATCGGCCTGCTCGGCATGGCGATGCGCCGCTTCGACTTCCCCACGGCGCCGGTCATCGTGGGCCTGATCCTCGGACCGATCGCGGAGAAGCAGCTGCGCAACGCGCTGTCGATCGGCCAGGGCGACTGGAGCCTGTTCGTGAAGCAGCCGATCTCGGCGACGATCCTCGCGATGACCGTCGCGGTGGTGGTCATCCCCCGTTTGCTGCGCTGGCACGCCAACCGTTCGTCGGCACGCGCGGAGGCCGACAACGCCGCCTGA
- a CDS encoding tripartite tricarboxylate transporter TctB family protein has translation MKPSHVVIGIAVLAVSVFFFAGIPGISGEEGYAGLSPRFVPTLVGIGLAVCGVLLTWQGVRGGFRNMPEEDAELPAAPHNFKGFLWVSAGLVLNMALIGTLGFVLASTLLMVCVARGYGSRRIARDALIGLLITLPMWALFDFLLGINLPLLPVAGF, from the coding sequence ATGAAACCCTCCCACGTCGTCATCGGCATTGCCGTGCTGGCCGTCTCGGTGTTCTTCTTCGCCGGCATTCCCGGTATCTCGGGCGAGGAAGGCTACGCCGGCCTCTCGCCGCGCTTCGTGCCCACGCTGGTCGGCATCGGCCTGGCCGTCTGCGGCGTGTTGCTGACCTGGCAGGGCGTGCGCGGCGGCTTTCGCAATATGCCGGAAGAAGACGCCGAGCTGCCCGCGGCACCGCATAACTTCAAGGGCTTTCTGTGGGTCTCGGCCGGCCTCGTGCTCAACATGGCGCTGATCGGCACGCTCGGTTTCGTGCTTGCGTCGACGCTGCTGATGGTCTGCGTCGCGCGCGGCTACGGCAGCCGCCGGATCGCCCGCGATGCGCTCATCGGCCTGCTGATCACGCTGCCCATGTGGGCGCTGTTCGACTTCCTGCTCGGCATCAACCTGCCGCTGCTGCCCGTGGCCGGCTTCTGA
- a CDS encoding Bug family tripartite tricarboxylate transporter substrate binding protein: MDKSLHHRHSRHPSFKRIAHVALASATFAMAVAASPAFALDTVKVMIGANPGGGYDQTGRSLGAAMIAAGVAKGASYDNKGGAGGTIGLTQFVNSDKGNPNALVVTGAVMVGAIETSHPPVTLKNATPVARLFADTMVLTVAANSPIKTLKDLTTQLKANPGSVSWGGGSKGSIDHILAGLIAKDIGVDPKKINYVPFAGGGEASASILGGHVTVGIAGVSEFLPFIKTGKMRALAVTSKDRTAELPTLKEQGVNVEIYNWRGVYGAPGITADQRKALIDAVVKATENNVWKEALQKNDWTPFLLTGDEFGKFVDAESTRLGTTLRELGVAK, from the coding sequence ATGGACAAGTCGCTGCATCACCGTCATTCCCGCCATCCCTCGTTCAAGCGCATCGCGCATGTCGCGCTGGCCTCCGCCACGTTCGCGATGGCCGTCGCCGCGTCTCCGGCCTTCGCACTCGATACCGTCAAGGTGATGATCGGCGCCAACCCTGGCGGCGGCTACGACCAGACGGGCCGTTCGCTCGGCGCCGCGATGATCGCGGCGGGCGTGGCCAAGGGCGCGTCCTACGACAACAAGGGCGGTGCCGGCGGCACCATCGGCCTCACCCAGTTCGTGAACAGCGACAAGGGCAACCCGAACGCGCTCGTAGTGACGGGCGCGGTGATGGTCGGCGCGATCGAGACGAGCCATCCGCCGGTCACGCTGAAGAACGCCACGCCCGTCGCGCGCCTCTTCGCGGACACGATGGTGCTGACCGTCGCGGCCAATTCGCCCATCAAGACGCTCAAGGACCTAACCACGCAGCTCAAGGCCAATCCGGGCAGCGTCAGCTGGGGCGGCGGCTCGAAAGGTTCGATCGACCACATCCTCGCGGGCCTGATCGCCAAGGACATCGGCGTGGATCCGAAGAAGATCAACTACGTGCCGTTCGCGGGCGGCGGCGAAGCCTCGGCCTCGATTCTCGGCGGCCACGTGACCGTCGGTATCGCGGGCGTGTCCGAGTTCCTGCCGTTCATCAAGACCGGCAAGATGCGCGCGCTGGCCGTGACCTCGAAGGATCGCACCGCCGAGCTGCCCACGCTCAAGGAGCAAGGCGTGAACGTGGAGATCTACAACTGGCGCGGCGTGTATGGCGCGCCCGGCATCACCGCCGATCAACGCAAGGCGCTGATCGACGCCGTGGTGAAGGCCACCGAGAACAACGTGTGGAAGGAAGCGCTGCAGAAGAACGACTGGACGCCGTTCCTGCTGACCGGCGACGAGTTCGGCAAGTTCGTCGATGCCGAGTCCACGCGCCTTGGCACCACGCTGCGCGAACTGGGCGTCGCCAAGTAA
- a CDS encoding diguanylate cyclase, whose translation MVWRKLLPRPRWLPRAAIMYPQRVVVVCFAIVMLLTLVIGAREVWKLHDRVIEERQHSLALRALGVGTVFTNERQRLAYLRDYAVASYARRTVPQDASDADIEAAYAARNDDTWMLPAGPDNAPVIGVGAQRLAGLSGFARRDEALRDDLRVARGLSQMLGLLVRADKLHLNVLFISRNGLFVVYPEQDRELAPTLVRRFDAMPYYRDLLPGRDTGDTSDEGRWIANYTQFGDGQLISTLSIPIRTEGQFRGVIAVDVAQTRLQAMLNEGNAPDEIVYLMSRDGRLVSASQGAVASGQQWPAGPPGDWTNVPPARLFEHRAGTLRQGAYTLLYQQTANGNWVLFEAMSPRRLFDAAVARMSPILVVVWLLLPLLMWVTLFVVTHVFDHYLALGEKLQELAEYDPLTGLANRRHFKLLFDQETERGLRHARPLALMMVDIDFFKRVNDKWGHASGDRVLAGMATRMREALRTIDVPARLGGEEFAVLLPGATLEEAVRVAERLRTAIAGFAVTPAPDAPAVARAEGDGNIHFTISIGVVEAGARDGTTLDVLLANADRRLYAAKAGGRNRTVSTDEAMAAQA comes from the coding sequence ATGGTCTGGCGCAAACTTCTGCCGCGGCCTCGCTGGCTGCCGCGCGCGGCAATCATGTACCCGCAGCGCGTCGTCGTGGTCTGCTTTGCCATCGTGATGCTGCTGACACTCGTCATCGGCGCGCGCGAAGTGTGGAAGCTCCATGACCGCGTGATAGAGGAGCGCCAGCACAGCCTCGCGCTGCGCGCGCTCGGCGTGGGGACGGTATTCACCAACGAGCGGCAGCGGCTCGCGTACCTGCGCGACTACGCGGTGGCATCGTATGCACGGCGCACCGTGCCGCAAGACGCATCCGACGCCGATATCGAGGCCGCTTACGCCGCGCGCAACGACGACACGTGGATGCTGCCGGCGGGTCCGGACAACGCGCCCGTCATCGGCGTGGGCGCGCAGCGGCTGGCCGGACTGTCCGGGTTTGCGCGCCGCGACGAGGCGCTGCGCGACGACCTGCGCGTGGCGCGCGGGTTGAGTCAGATGCTGGGCCTGCTCGTGCGCGCCGACAAACTCCATCTCAACGTGCTGTTTATCTCGCGCAACGGGTTGTTCGTGGTCTATCCGGAACAGGATCGCGAACTGGCGCCCACGCTCGTGCGTCGCTTCGATGCCATGCCCTACTACCGCGACCTCCTGCCCGGTCGCGACACCGGCGACACCAGTGACGAGGGCCGCTGGATCGCCAACTACACGCAGTTCGGCGATGGCCAGCTGATCAGTACGCTGAGCATCCCGATTCGTACCGAGGGGCAGTTTCGCGGCGTGATCGCCGTGGACGTCGCGCAGACGCGCCTGCAGGCGATGCTCAACGAAGGCAATGCGCCCGACGAGATCGTCTACCTGATGAGCCGCGACGGCAGGCTCGTGTCCGCGTCGCAGGGCGCCGTCGCAAGCGGTCAGCAATGGCCCGCGGGGCCGCCCGGCGACTGGACGAACGTACCGCCCGCGCGGCTGTTCGAGCATCGTGCGGGGACGTTGCGCCAGGGCGCCTACACGCTCCTGTACCAGCAGACCGCGAATGGCAACTGGGTGCTGTTCGAAGCGATGTCGCCGAGGCGGTTGTTCGATGCGGCCGTCGCGCGCATGAGTCCGATCCTTGTCGTGGTATGGCTGCTGCTGCCATTGCTGATGTGGGTCACGCTGTTCGTGGTGACGCATGTGTTCGACCACTACCTCGCGCTCGGCGAGAAGCTGCAGGAACTGGCCGAGTACGATCCGCTGACGGGCCTCGCCAACCGGCGGCATTTCAAGCTGCTGTTCGATCAGGAGACCGAACGGGGGCTGCGGCATGCACGGCCGCTCGCGCTGATGATGGTCGATATCGACTTCTTCAAGCGCGTCAACGACAAGTGGGGGCACGCGAGCGGCGATCGCGTGCTTGCGGGCATGGCGACGCGGATGCGCGAGGCGCTGCGGACGATCGATGTGCCCGCGCGGCTCGGCGGCGAGGAGTTCGCGGTATTGCTGCCCGGCGCCACGCTCGAGGAAGCCGTGCGCGTGGCGGAACGCCTGCGCACGGCCATCGCCGGCTTTGCCGTGACGCCCGCGCCCGATGCGCCGGCCGTTGCCCGCGCCGAAGGCGATGGCAACATCCATTTCACGATTTCGATCGGTGTGGTGGAGGCTGGCGCGCGGGACGGCACCACGCTGGACGTGCTGCTCGCAAATGCCGACCGGCGACTCTACGCGGCCAAGGCAGGCGGCCGCAACCGCACCGTCAGCACGGACGAGGCGATGGCGGCGCAGGCGTGA
- a CDS encoding MFS transporter → MTTVTPASATAHPAQPAWITPLLAVAVGMIVANLYYPQPLVGPIAHALALPPGTAGLIVTLIQIGYCAGLLLLVPLGDIVENRRLIVTLIVGNAVALVAAAFATHAGVFLLAGAAIGLCSVAAQVLVPFAAHLAPDHARGRAVGNVTSGLLMGIMLARPVSSLFADFFGWHTIFAVSAVAMVLLAIVLSRKLPRRQPPPSAGYVPTLASMWALVRTQPVLRRRALYQASLFGVFSLFWTTAPLYLAGPAFHMSQKGIAIFALVGVAGAIVAPMAGRYADRGHSRQMTALALAIGAGSFLLSRIGAEGSLLSLLSLTVAAVLLDFGVSSNLVISQRAIFALSPAHRSRLNGLFMAIFFIGGAIGSWAGAWAFAHGGWPLASWIGFVPPLLALLYSRTDRARVLH, encoded by the coding sequence ATGACCACCGTCACACCCGCTTCCGCCACTGCGCACCCTGCGCAGCCGGCCTGGATCACGCCGCTGCTCGCCGTTGCAGTCGGCATGATCGTGGCCAATCTCTATTACCCGCAGCCGCTCGTCGGCCCCATCGCGCACGCGCTCGCGCTGCCGCCCGGGACGGCCGGCCTCATCGTCACGCTGATCCAGATCGGCTATTGCGCCGGCCTGCTGCTGCTCGTGCCGCTCGGCGATATCGTCGAGAACCGGCGGCTGATCGTCACCCTCATCGTCGGCAATGCGGTGGCCCTCGTCGCGGCGGCCTTCGCCACGCATGCGGGCGTGTTCCTGCTGGCGGGCGCCGCCATCGGGCTGTGCTCGGTCGCGGCGCAGGTGCTCGTGCCATTCGCCGCGCATCTCGCGCCCGACCATGCGCGCGGACGCGCGGTGGGCAACGTCACGAGCGGCCTGCTCATGGGCATCATGCTTGCGCGGCCGGTCTCGAGCCTGTTCGCGGATTTTTTCGGCTGGCACACGATCTTCGCGGTGTCGGCCGTCGCGATGGTGCTGCTGGCCATCGTGCTCTCGCGCAAGCTGCCGCGTCGTCAGCCGCCACCGTCGGCCGGCTATGTGCCGACGCTCGCGTCGATGTGGGCGCTCGTGCGGACGCAGCCCGTGCTGCGCCGTCGCGCGCTGTACCAGGCCAGCCTGTTCGGCGTGTTCAGCCTGTTCTGGACCACCGCGCCGCTCTACCTTGCCGGGCCCGCGTTCCACATGTCGCAGAAGGGCATTGCGATCTTCGCGCTCGTGGGCGTGGCCGGCGCGATCGTCGCGCCGATGGCGGGCCGATATGCGGACCGGGGACATAGCCGGCAGATGACCGCGCTCGCGCTCGCGATCGGCGCGGGGTCGTTCCTGCTGAGCCGCATCGGCGCCGAGGGCTCGCTGCTGTCGCTGCTTTCGCTGACGGTGGCCGCGGTGCTGCTCGACTTCGGCGTGTCGTCGAACCTCGTCATCAGCCAGCGCGCGATCTTCGCGCTGAGCCCCGCGCATCGCAGCCGTCTGAACGGCCTTTTCATGGCGATCTTCTTCATTGGCGGCGCCATCGGCTCCTGGGCCGGCGCATGGGCCTTTGCCCATGGCGGATGGCCGCTCGCAAGCTGGATCGGCTTCGTGCCCCCGCTGCTCGCCCTGCTCTACTCCCGCACCGACCGCGCGCGTGTCCTACACTGA